A window of Aricia agestis chromosome 10, ilAriAges1.1, whole genome shotgun sequence genomic DNA:
caacaatatttcgtattaagtgcctacaattactaacaaatATTGAATTACGAGAACCTATGTatattagaatttttcaaagtttagCCTAAAGGAGGGATGAATGTTTTGAAATTTCGCACGCGTGTTTCCCTTAACGATGAAGGGGTCCACTAAGACGATTTACTCAATTCCCAAAACTTTATCACCATTAAAAGGCAGTATACTTTAAAGAATATATCACACatacaaaaccaaaatttaggaaaaaagttcaaaaacacAGCGTGACATGCGGCCGAAATTCATGAAAAACATggttttgtattgcaaacatacattagtttaagacttaaaggggcttattcgaacagttacgaactagtgaccaaatttgcattatttaatggaggttttactaaggatttactaaaaaaaaatatgtgaaaacgtacgctgaattataaatacccaccatttttgggtatttacccaatctacccggtaaatacccaatctacccggtaaatacccaggtgggtagattgggtatttacccatcgccCATCTCTAGTCGAGACTTGAGAATGAATCCCGCTCACGGAGCTCATACGAAGAGGagatggcctaagcaactgtgcactgtgattttcaactaggtcctgacgtcatcattgtgggcggggcttaagtcagtacactttcagcgtttgtcaggtgcacacgtaacgagactcccactaaattggtgttttctacgtttttaacaacgaaaggatgaagtattgtgttttacaatgtcaaagttactcagacagacgtaatataaataacatcacattgcatctgtaaataattttaaatgtgataatataaaagttctagaacatttcagatttcagcgttaattatactacttgacactagatggccaaacctttgaaagataatacagacgtaaatgcgtataattttgcataggtttattggaataatcatacttgaatactggtaactgttatggcggctctcgacataggcgaacgcgttggccaacgcgtctgcagacgcgttggcccaatgtgtagaacgggcgttcgcgcgttggccaacgtctaaatacctacggccaacgcgcgaacgcccgttctacacattgggccaacgcgtctgcagacgccggccgacgagccggcccattcgtgccgaagcatggctctcccacgttgcatatttattactctatgattatacacacgcgagcgtgcgcccgcgtaagttttagcgttggcccttagggttccgtacacaaagcgtaaaaacgggaccctattactaatactTTGTACATAGCTAGagatgattttttaaattaaattgaaattagaGTTGTTGCCgctaataagtacttataacaaatactaaaaacaaaataaattgagacgaaaaaaaaaactgacttTTTTAGGCCTTTTTTTTGCTCTAAGTACATCAATAATAATAGCTACAAGTAGTGCCTGTCGTTTGATGAGGGGTTTTACGCGCGAAGTCCAGACGCTcgtttcaatttctattgcatcACCTTATCACGCTCCAATCAAATAATAATCGCCAATCAAATAGTCTATTCGCAACGGACTCGCGCATAGTTGGACGCTGCAATggcacccaagtatctcgactcgcGCGTTTTACGGGCGAGTCGAGACTTGAGAATGAATCCCGCTCACGGAGCTCATACGAAGAGGagatggcctaagcaactgtgcactgtgattttcaactaggtcctgacgtcatcattgtgggcggggcttaagtcagtacactttcagcgtttgtcaggtgcacacgtaacgagactcccactaaattggtgttttctacgtttttaacaacgaaaggatgaagtattgtgttttacaatgtcaaagttactcagacagacgtaatataaataacatcacattgcatctgtaaataattttaaatgtgataatataaaagttctagaacatttcagatttcagcgttaattatactacttgacactagatggccaaacctttgaaagataatacagacgtaaatgcgtataattttgcataggtttattggaataatcatacttgaatactggtaactgttatggcggctctcgacataggcgaacgcgttggccaacgcgtctgcggacgcgttggcccaatgtgtagaacgggcgttcgcgcgttggccaacgtctaaatacctacggccaacgcgcgaacgcccgttctacacattgggccaacgcgtctgcagacgcgttggccaacgcgttcgcctatgtcgagagccgccaataTACACTTAgtcatatggcggctctcgacataggcgaacgcgttggccaacgcgtctgcagacgcgttggcccaatgtgtagaacgggcgttcgcgcgttggccgtaggtatttagacgttggccaacgcgcgaacgcccgttctacacattgggccaacgcgtctgcagacgcgttggccaacgcgttcgcctatgtcgagagccgccattaaacacatttaatagctaaaaccgtagttatatagcttttattattatactacctataaaccgccatctgtcgtcatctatgataactatttgagacgtaacaaatatccagggctgtattcagaattattgttttattaaccgattcagtgcggatgacacggtcgccgtgtcatacatgtttttaacgtgtggcgtatgacacgtgagccgtgtcatttaaaaaacgattgtatctccctcaaattacactttataaggttctactctgaacaaaatcatcttaattttccacgtagaacaagcctataggcttgttctacgtggcCTTAAACGCCtcataatattctgtgaattaaaaaaacgcaggggccgtcaaccttttttaaaggcGCATTAATTGCGGATtacacggcagccgcgtcttatgggttttaACGTGTGAcatatgacacgtgagccgtgtcatttagaaagcCATTGTATCTCccttaaattacactttagaaggttttattccgaacaaaaccgtcttaattttccacgtaatgcgttgacatcaaagtattactaatccactaacgatttttgttttaatctaagttgtttcttttgaaaatatttttaactagctgttaccgcaaacttccttatcaatagaaataaaacgtttccttgcggttaaaagtggtcttgtacctatgagctttattactggaactcttctcctttttggaagtcggttaagaaacttaacaacgaacttgtttaaatttatctacgaacgtataataatttacatcggaaaccccgattatatttagtatactaatttttctaactttgaaatctacataaggtttgcaacatctgaataaaaaaatcgcttacctgccattttcaggttaacacttagtaaaactactcgaagtcaactcaaaacaacgtagccttccgttaacatcaatggtttgggctcaactaaataataaacctttttgaacgtggcgggtgacacggtagccgtgtcatctacttctatggcgtatgacacggataacctgtcacgagaaaattgtgtgccgccacgactgaaagtcttcaaaaatgtgcgccgcattgaatcggttaagtatcgcaatgacagttttgtttgctaatgtTGACGCGCGCTGACATTTGGCCAGCCGTAGGTaattgattaaatttttttttcattaaatttttgaaaaagagtacttacctattacctAGTACCCACctcattcccttccctaccctattacctcttaaaaggccggcaacgcacctgcagctcttttgatgttgcgagtgtccatgggctacgaaagttgctttccaccaagtgacccgtttactcgtttgtctccttattttacattaaaaattctgTCAAAATTCTTACCCTAATTTTAATGATTgaccttattataattaatatacattttttaaagttctgagtacgtcccataatatttaagaattttgacatctagtgtaagatagctgaactacgtagtaacatcaacatcgacctaagctagtagttttgcttttacacGATAGGTGAAATAtggaaaagtgggcggagcttgacaccccctcaccccgcaaattgtcacgcgttgtttctTTGATTACCACACCTCCTCTCTGTATTAACTCCGTGGTCCCGCTCATTgcaagcgttttacgcgcgagtaagaAACCGCGCGtatcaaatatatactagtaatctgtggcgcGTCATGCATCTGGAGTCTGGACGCGATATAGTACCTAGCTCTAGTATCTCGGGTACGCGCGTAAAACATTGCAAGCCTCATGACAGGCTCGAAGGCACTTGAAATAGGTACCTATTCAGaagaaactttttattttaatttatattaacgtTCGTAACATCTATGTAGTTACTAGACTGACAaggtaaataaaacaaaagcatTAAGATAAGTTATAAGTATGTTACTTTATTCATCTCTCTAAACATGCAAAATACAAGGACCAAAATgggatttttaaattttgcaaacCCGACTTACAGCCAAATATGAAATATAGCAACAAAACAACCGTGGTAACGCAGGTGGATATATACATAGTTTATACAgtcaaaattacattaaatcgtCCGACGTTTCCAGCGTTTGAGATCGTGAATAAGAAGACTTTACATGTAATGGTGTGTCAGTCTCCATCAGTCATGATACTACATACGCGCTAAGTTAGCAGTGACTCAATTAAGTAAATGTCTTTGACTAATGACGCTTAAATGTAAGCAAATTAGCCATAgtctatataatttataaaataactcatTAGTCAAGTATAACATTTGCTATAATGACACTGTATTCTTAACGCGAATGAactataattacaaaaataaatacagaaTGTCTCGGAGCATAGTCTATCATGACTGGCAAAAACATCGAAATAGTAAGGCGCAAAAACAACAGCGGTAAACTGTGCCATGTATAAAATAAAGGTAAAACGTCCTTATGGCACAACACTTATTTGTATATTTCACTACACATTAATAGGCACTTGGCGTCTCGGCGAGGAAAACATTTTATTGCTTCAACGTTCGGGAACCGCCCGCCAAAAGTGACGCACGGTCCCCCTAGTGATCACACTGCAAAATCATGgtacaataatatacagtatcTTATTCTGCACGCAAGTTTTAGAAAAATTCACGTGTCTTTGGAACCATATGTTATTACACCACGTTTCAATCGAGGAAGACATTACATATCTTTATTTCGGTAACAACCTCGTAGAACAAATGAACAATGCAACAAAGCCTCTGTAAAATAAGTGCAATAAAGTAAGATCACacttttaaaaagtataaaatttccTATGGTCTACGacagaaattaatttaataattattacaaaatttctCGTTCAATTCAAAATTGCGAACATTTTTATGTGGTTAACTTGCTATTAACCTggtataaaaatgttaatttaatattcATTTCTACAGTTAGTCTCAGATACACAACTGCAAAGCATTTTGATGTCAATGTAATTTCAAATTCAGGGTACATCCTGTCGgagtttaaattaaatatttttcagtacATTATAAATCtcatgtttttattataaattacataatttgaTATATTTTCGTGGTTCGAGTGGTTCtacttttaacaatttacagGAAAATTTCGCCCTTCCGTGCTCAAACAAAAACTTTTAACAAGCCTTATTATATGACGTAAGATACAGGTAGGACCCGTGTTGATAAActctaaattaattatttataatggtCTTCAAGCGGGGCCGCCCGGTCCAGTACTCTCGTATCGTATTAATGTCGTTAGATATTTGGATactaatttttaaaactaaatacCACTAACATTGAaactaaaaagaaaaacaacttaaaaaagtatagttacgaaatttattttaacaacatAAGTTTAACGAAAAGAAAACAAAGAAAGAAGATATAAATAACATCgcctatataataataacagtgccaataataattacatgTGCAAGAGAATTTTCGTGAAGAAAAATGTGAATAttcaaaaaaatgttatcactCGAAAGACTTAAGAGTAAAAACGCAAGACTACAAAGTGAACTGAcccagtaaaataaaatataataaaaatataacaatcaaACCCGGTCACAGTAGGCAACATTGTCCACAACTTACTCAGCTACGTCTCTAAAGTCTAATTGATTTTTAACCATTTGTACATGCAATAAAGCACTTAGAATTTAGAACTACAATTCAAATTTATTTACAAGTAATTTAGAATATTCCAGTTAAACGGTGACGAGTTGCTAGTGCTCGAAAACGTATATTGTCTAAGGATTTCAATAACTATTAACTTTGATAATGATATTAGCTATCTGCGTAAGTTTAAggcattaaattaaattagtaaCATGTATTCGGAATTATAGCACCATGTCATGCTCAATCGGATCAGTGTCATGCGAGCGCACTAGCAACGAGAAGCCGGGTGTAAGTAAGCGACATGGTGTTAAGCAACCGTCTCAATCTCCTCCTGTATCTTGGCCGGCTGCTCCGGCGTCGTTATATTCTTAGGCGGAGTGTAAGGCAGCGTTTTCAACTTTCTGGCCTCGCGTCTCTGTTTCTTCTGTTGCATGACCAGCCTGAGTTGCTCCAGCTTGCATTTAGTCTTTGAATTTTCCATCGCTAACGTTTTCGCGAGTTCGCACTTTTTACAAATATCGGCGGTGGTGGATTTGGCGTCGCAGGATGAGCAGGTTTCCACTCGGTTGCACTGACACATCTTGTGCTCGCAGAGACAGGACTTGCTGGTGGTTGGAGTGTGACCGTCGCACTGTCCGTATGAGCACGACGGCTGACTGCATCCAGGACATTTGCTAGGCTCCTCTGACACTGTGCAGGAATGCTTTGACTCCTTCtggaaattttataatttcatattagtgttgtatttaaaaatcaaataatattaatatgtagataATAATTCAAGTCATTAGAATATAAGAGAAATTGTGAATCTTCAGTTTCATAATAGGAAAAATCtaattaacatatttttgtgactttaaaaattttacatctaaatggttataaaatataaaattatttaatgtaaaaaagtatttatgtTCCAAGATCTTTTGTTTCAATTGTGAATTTTCAATCTAGctgtaatcaataatcataaaaagctgttacttatgtatttttttaattagatacAAAAAAATCTGTTTACCTGTGCTATTGCAATAGGTGGAGCAGCACAAAGCAAGTCATTCAGAATGTGAATTATTGTTGATATATCTCTCTTTGGTCGTCCAtatctgaaattaaaaaaacaatagttTAGTACACAAAATCAAATGCTAATTCTAACTTCTAATATGCTTCTAATTAAGGTTATTACTGATTACTTTCCTTTGTTTTACTAAGACTTACCTCATTTAACGTAACAATGAACATTAGgcaaagtaattaaaaattgcTCATTtgactgataaaaaaaaaaaacaaacaaaagaatAAATATGAATactatcatttttataaaagaatagatataaatacttttagttttacaaaatcAGTAAATTTGCAAATAAGTCGCATCTGCattcgtataaaaaaaaaagccacTATACAAAAGATGAggtacacaaaaaatatttacctgTCTTGTAGTGCAGGATTGAGGGTGCCCGAAAATGTTCCTGAGTAAATTCCTTTGCCATGGTGTTTCATGGACTCTATCACAGCCCCAGGCCCGATCTTCGTGCGCGCTGTCTCTTCTGCTGCTCTGAGATCAATCTTATTAGTTAATACCTCCTTTGACAGTTTCTTGAGTTTCTGAGTTAAATTCTTTGATGCTTCTATGAGGGCCTTAGTGTCTACAGGAGGTGTCGGGGAAGACCTTTGGGGCTTTTTAGGAGCATCTGGGGCTTTGAAGGATGTCTGTTTAGAAGTACAGGGGGCAGGCGAGTCATCAGTTTGGCTACTGTGTAAAGGCTTCTTAACACTAGAAACAAAAGGCTCCGTTCTTGAAGTCGAAGGCTGTGGGGCGTTCGCTTCTTGCACCTGTATTCTTTTCTTGTGTTTATTCACAACAGACTGTACAAACGCCTTCTGTTTGTTTTGACCTATAGGATGTTTGAATTTGGAAGTCTTGTGAAGTAGATACTGAAaccgtttattttttaacgGTTCATTCAAACTTTGGAATGGAGGTAATGTGCAAGACGTAGACGGCTGGTTTCCATGACTCGTTGTCGCTAAATTGGATATCTCCCTGTCCATCATGGACTCGTCCTGCTCCTCAAACAATCCTTTGTCTACGGCACTGTTGAATAAATGCTCCATTGGATACTCATCTATTGTACTCTCGGCAAGAAAATTGCTTTGTTCAGTAAAGTTATCGCTATCATCACTCAGGGAGCTGTCAGGTGTGTGTGAAGTAGACGGATGGGGCTTATCGCACCCCCCACTTGTTGAAGGCATAGCCTCAGCACTCAATTTACTACAAGCAAGGAGGTCCATTAAACTCGTTTTAACTGAATTTGTTATATTCTCTCTCACCTCCGCCGAGGAAACATCAATAGGGTTTGACACTAAATTAGATAAAGACTTGATAGGGGACTGCTCATTGTCTATGGATGTGTCAGACAAGTCTGATAGTGTACAGTTGGAGCTGTCAAGTGTTTCCTCTTTGTCTTTGTCCGACTTTGCCCCATATTTCTCCTCTGCTATTGTGTGATACAGGTCTATTGCATTCTGTATCATGTCCAAGTCCTGCTTATGTAAAACATGCAATTGGCTGGGCTTAGGTTTGTCAATATTTTGGTAATTTTCCTCGCATTGTAGAACTTTTTGTGTAGCCACATGGCCTTCCTTTGTGTCACATTTTGTACGGACCGAGGAAGATTTAGTGGGTGTGGAGGTGCGCAAGGTGCGTGTGCCACCTGAGGAACTAGAGTTCAGAGTggacagctgcagctgtatcaGCATCATGTGGTCCCCTAACCTCATTGTAAGATTCAGTGGTGATTTGCCACTGAGGAAGTCGTTCACTTGAGTGTCATTCAAAGATTCTAACGCTTGCATCACTGAATTTTCTGGTCTTTGactctgaaataaataaattagattttatTTCACTTATCGATAAATTATCTAATTGTATATCGTTCGATTTTTACGTTGTGAAACACCCGATAATAAGTAATGGAGTATTTGAGTGCATTTCGAAATAGCGTGACGTGCTTACCAGAAGGCCCGTCTCTACGCTCGGCAGCAAAATAACTCGCGATCCGTCTAGCAGGCCGTTTTCTACGAGAGTTCCGTCCCTCAGTTGTCTGGAAAACCataattatttatcaataatCGAGTCAAAGGAC
This region includes:
- the LOC121731325 gene encoding midnolin homolog: MERATGTEVYGCGSPQSSDITLNIQTTTGGNFSISLNGKNTVEHLKKLVSKKLKVSKDRICLLHRERQLRDGTLVENGLLDGSRVILLPSVETGLLSQRPENSVMQALESLNDTQVNDFLSGKSPLNLTMRLGDHMMLIQLQLSTLNSSSSGGTRTLRTSTPTKSSSVRTKCDTKEGHVATQKVLQCEENYQNIDKPKPSQLHVLHKQDLDMIQNAIDLYHTIAEEKYGAKSDKDKEETLDSSNCTLSDLSDTSIDNEQSPIKSLSNLVSNPIDVSSAEVRENITNSVKTSLMDLLACSKLSAEAMPSTSGGCDKPHPSTSHTPDSSLSDDSDNFTEQSNFLAESTIDEYPMEHLFNSAVDKGLFEEQDESMMDREISNLATTSHGNQPSTSCTLPPFQSLNEPLKNKRFQYLLHKTSKFKHPIGQNKQKAFVQSVVNKHKKRIQVQEANAPQPSTSRTEPFVSSVKKPLHSSQTDDSPAPCTSKQTSFKAPDAPKKPQRSSPTPPVDTKALIEASKNLTQKLKKLSKEVLTNKIDLRAAEETARTKIGPGAVIESMKHHGKGIYSGTFSGTLNPALQDRYGRPKRDISTIIHILNDLLCAAPPIAIAQKESKHSCTVSEEPSKCPGCSQPSCSYGQCDGHTPTTSKSCLCEHKMCQCNRVETCSSCDAKSTTADICKKCELAKTLAMENSKTKCKLEQLRLVMQQKKQRREARKLKTLPYTPPKNITTPEQPAKIQEEIETVA